GACATTTCTACAAGTAATGCAAACAAACTTATCAATAATCATAAAAATGCTGAAAGTGTAGTTTTAGATGTTTTTAATGCTGAACAACGCCATCAATTCATCAAAAAGGCTGACATGGTTATTTCTATGTTACCAGCAAGGTTTCATATAGAAGTTGCCAAAGATTGCATCACTTATAACAAACACATGGTTACTGCTTCTTATATTTCTAAGGAAATGAAAGAACTAGATGAAGCTGCAAAGAAGAAAGGTTTGGTTTTTATGAACGAAATTGGTGTAGATCCAGGAATTGATCATATGAGCGCCATGCAAGTGATTGATAGAATAAGAGAAAATGATGCAAAAATGTTATTATTTGAATCTTTTACAGGTGGTTTAGTGGCTCCAGAAAGTGATAATAACTTATGGAATTATAAATTTACATGGAACCCTAGAAATGTAGTTTTAGCAGGACAAGGAGGCGCTGCAATGTTTATTCAAGAAGGAACTTACAAATACATACCATATCACAAATTATTTAGAAGAACAGAATTTTTAAACATTAATGGAAGCGGAAAATTTGAAGCTTATGCAAATAGAGATTCACTAAAATACAGAAGTATTTATGGATTAGATGAAATTTCAACAATGTATAGAGGAACCATAAGAAAAGTAGGTTTTTCTAGAGCTTGGAATATTTTTATTCAATTAGGTATGACAGATGACTCTTATACAATTGAAGATTCTGAAAACATGAGTTACAGGGATTTTGTAAACTTATTTTTAGCGTATTCTCCATCAGATTCTGTAGAATTAAAATTACGCTCTTATTTAAAAATAGATCAAGATGATGTAATGTGGGAAAAATTAATTGAACTTGATATTTTTAATCCAAAGAAAAAAATTGAATTGAAAAATGCAACTCCTGCAAAAATGCTTCAAAAAATATTAGAAGATTCTTGGACTTTACAAGAAGATGATAAAGATATGATTGTGATGCAACACTTGTTTGGCTATGAAATAAATGGTAAAAAACGACAAATTGAAAGTAGTTTAGTTGTTTACGGAGAAAACCAAACGTATACCGCAATGGCAAAAACAGTTGGTTTACCTGTTGGAATTGCAGCTTTAAAAATATTAAAAGGAGAAATTAAAACTCCAGGTGTACAAAGACCAATTACTAAAGAAGTGTATGAACCAATTTTAAAAGAATTAGAAGAATACGGAATAAAATTCACAGAAAGAGAAGTTCCTTATTTAGGATACAATCCTAATCATGTAACTGGATAATTACATTTTTAAATAAAAGTCTTTTGTTAAATCAATATACGCTTCTGTGTATTGATGACGCTCAATTTCTATAATTAAACGTTCTTCTTTCAATTCAACTTCATTAGAAGAAAACTCCATTAAACTTCTTTTTACTTCGGACTTTTCATTTCCTTGAACTCTACAAACTCTATTCAAAAACAAATTATTTTCTTTCGCTAAAGCGATAAAACTCTCCTCCTCTTTAAAAGGAATTACAACAGAGAAAATTCCGTTTTCTGATAAAATTTTAGAAACACCAATAATCAAATCTTCAAAAGATAGAGACGATGTAAAACGAGCTTTATTTCTAGACGCATCTTCAGATTCAAAGGCATCTGTATAAAATGGTGGATTAGAAACTATTAAATCATAAGTCTCCTCCTCCTCTTCTAATTCATCAGAAAATTCTTGAAAAGTAGCATTGTAACAATACAATCTGTCTCCCCAGTCTGATTCTTCAAAATTAGCTACACTTTGTTCGTAGGCATTTTCATCAAGCTCAACCGCATCAATTGTCATCGCATCAGAACGTTGCGCAATCATTAAAGAAATAACACCTGTACCAGAACCAATGTCTAAAATTGAGTCAGGATAACCATCAACAGAACACCAAGCACCTAATAAAACACCATCAGTACCAACTTTCATTGCTGTTTTATCTTGATGAATTGTAAACTCTTTAAATTTGAATGGTTTAGACATTATATTTCCCTTCTGTAACATCGAGTGAATTTGATTCTTCATCAAACTTGTATCGAGATGTTGTTAATTAAAAAAAGTTCTGCTAGACACAGAACTTTTAAACTTTTTACTTTTAATACTTTCTAGCAGAAAGGAAGGGATTCGAACCCTCGGTACCGTTGCCAGTACACTACCTTTCCAAGGTAGCTCTTTCGACCACTCAGACACCTTTCTAAATATACAAAGCAATAAGACCATCTGGAGTCTCAACTTGTATTATTTTATTTTCTCTATCTACTTTTTTAATGAAATCGTCAACCATA
The window above is part of the Polaribacter sp. SA4-12 genome. Proteins encoded here:
- a CDS encoding saccharopine dehydrogenase family protein, with protein sequence MKNILIIGAGKSSSYLIKYLLEKSNEEKLHLIIGDISTSNANKLINNHKNAESVVLDVFNAEQRHQFIKKADMVISMLPARFHIEVAKDCITYNKHMVTASYISKEMKELDEAAKKKGLVFMNEIGVDPGIDHMSAMQVIDRIRENDAKMLLFESFTGGLVAPESDNNLWNYKFTWNPRNVVLAGQGGAAMFIQEGTYKYIPYHKLFRRTEFLNINGSGKFEAYANRDSLKYRSIYGLDEISTMYRGTIRKVGFSRAWNIFIQLGMTDDSYTIEDSENMSYRDFVNLFLAYSPSDSVELKLRSYLKIDQDDVMWEKLIELDIFNPKKKIELKNATPAKMLQKILEDSWTLQEDDKDMIVMQHLFGYEINGKKRQIESSLVVYGENQTYTAMAKTVGLPVGIAALKILKGEIKTPGVQRPITKEVYEPILKELEEYGIKFTEREVPYLGYNPNHVTG
- a CDS encoding tRNA1(Val) (adenine(37)-N6)-methyltransferase — protein: MSKPFKFKEFTIHQDKTAMKVGTDGVLLGAWCSVDGYPDSILDIGSGTGVISLMIAQRSDAMTIDAVELDENAYEQSVANFEESDWGDRLYCYNATFQEFSDELEEEEETYDLIVSNPPFYTDAFESEDASRNKARFTSSLSFEDLIIGVSKILSENGIFSVVIPFKEEESFIALAKENNLFLNRVCRVQGNEKSEVKRSLMEFSSNEVELKEERLIIEIERHQYTEAYIDLTKDFYLKM